From a single Streptomyces sp. NBC_00377 genomic region:
- the pcaDC gene encoding bifunctional 3-oxoadipate enol-lactonase/4-carboxymuconolactone decarboxylase PcaDC yields the protein MSETPPNTLQYRFDGPEDAPVLILGPSLGTTWHMWDRQVPELAMQWRVFRFDLPGHGGAPAYPAGSVSDLAGRLLATLDALGVQRFGYAGCAFGGAVGVELALRHPERVASLALIAASPRFGTADEFRQRGVIVRTNGLDPIARSSPDRWFTSGFAAAQPAITEWAVQMVRTTDPGCYIAACEALAAFDVRAEIGLIGVPTLVLVGSDDQVTGPAEARTLVAGIPDARLAVVPGASHLVPVEQPAAVTDLLVRHFSTAWQPAYDSATGQTAVPGIPVRAVVAAPQQPLQPLAIAEIAPAPVLEPVQVMGRPDPYDAGLKVRREVLGDAHVDRALSQADDFSGDFQEFVTRYAWGEIWDRPGLDRRARSCVTLTALVAGGHLEELAFHVRAALRNGLTPDEIKEVLLQAAVYCGVPAANSAFKVAQQVIREETTPTE from the coding sequence GTGAGCGAGACACCACCGAACACCCTGCAATACCGCTTTGACGGGCCAGAAGACGCGCCGGTCCTGATCTTGGGACCCTCCCTGGGTACCACATGGCACATGTGGGACCGTCAGGTTCCCGAGCTCGCCATGCAGTGGCGGGTGTTCCGGTTCGACCTTCCCGGGCACGGCGGCGCCCCCGCCTATCCGGCGGGTTCGGTCTCCGACCTCGCCGGGCGGCTGCTCGCCACCCTCGACGCGCTCGGCGTGCAGCGCTTCGGCTACGCGGGCTGCGCGTTCGGCGGCGCGGTCGGCGTGGAGCTGGCGCTGCGGCACCCGGAGCGTGTCGCCTCGCTCGCCCTGATCGCGGCGTCGCCGCGGTTCGGGACCGCCGACGAGTTCCGGCAGCGCGGCGTCATCGTCCGCACGAACGGCCTCGACCCGATCGCCCGCAGCTCGCCCGACCGCTGGTTCACCAGCGGCTTCGCGGCCGCGCAGCCCGCGATCACCGAGTGGGCCGTGCAGATGGTGCGCACCACGGATCCCGGCTGCTACATAGCCGCCTGTGAAGCGCTCGCCGCGTTCGACGTGCGGGCCGAGATCGGGCTGATCGGTGTGCCGACGCTCGTCCTCGTCGGCTCGGACGACCAGGTCACCGGCCCCGCCGAGGCGCGCACCCTGGTGGCCGGCATCCCGGACGCCCGGCTGGCCGTCGTGCCGGGCGCCTCGCACCTGGTCCCGGTGGAGCAGCCCGCGGCCGTCACCGACCTGCTGGTCCGCCACTTCTCCACCGCCTGGCAGCCCGCCTACGACTCCGCCACCGGACAGACGGCGGTCCCGGGCATCCCCGTCAGAGCGGTCGTGGCGGCGCCCCAGCAGCCGTTGCAGCCGCTGGCCATCGCGGAGATCGCGCCCGCGCCGGTCCTCGAACCGGTACAGGTCATGGGCCGTCCCGATCCCTACGACGCCGGTCTGAAGGTGCGCCGGGAGGTCCTCGGGGACGCCCACGTGGACCGGGCGCTGTCGCAGGCCGACGACTTCTCCGGCGACTTCCAGGAGTTCGTCACCCGCTACGCCTGGGGCGAGATCTGGGACCGGCCCGGACTCGACCGGCGGGCCCGTTCCTGCGTGACGCTCACCGCGCTGGTCGCCGGGGGGCACCTGGAGGAGCTCGCCTTCCACGTCCGCGCCGCACTGCGCAACGGTCTCACCCCCGATGAGATCAAGGAGGTGCTGCTGCAGGCGGCCGTGTACTGCGGTGTGCCCGCGGCGAACAGCGCGTTCAAGGTGGCCCAGCAGGTCATCCGCGAGGAGACCACGCCCACCGAGTGA